The Actinomycetota bacterium genome has a window encoding:
- a CDS encoding carboxypeptidase-like regulatory domain-containing protein: MPIHPNTAVALVIAGLCLAAVGLLRLTGPWLSRMPAVIAGIAVGLGAAVAASGVVASRPAVPAIQLTERATPAPAPLAALQGTVRTAAGAPVAATKVVLRRFVRTEPNGQAEATTGPAGEFAFPGLEASPSAAYRVVTDFSGTTFGSDVIVLPPVGEPDRVDLVVAETTPDAAALSVQVDSTVLFGDAKGVQVLQVLGVRNSGDRAFTGGLRLPLLPEAHSFQPRKGIDRTTLTFDHDGLMTTAPVLPGETEIVYMYAVPAPTKPLRLERSVSLPTSRLELLWTGELDVRSPGLRPEGPVRVGGEAGGRRFSRMRKSGVNADEGIRATVRAGAGRDRLRPAAVAGGVAVAIGVLLFPLLRRRRGTQTGLGPEPA, encoded by the coding sequence GCTGACCGGGCCCTGGCTTTCGCGGATGCCCGCCGTCATCGCCGGCATCGCCGTTGGGCTCGGGGCGGCGGTGGCCGCCTCCGGAGTGGTGGCGTCGCGTCCGGCGGTCCCGGCCATTCAGCTGACCGAGCGGGCCACTCCGGCCCCCGCGCCCCTGGCGGCACTTCAGGGGACGGTGCGCACCGCGGCGGGAGCGCCGGTGGCCGCAACGAAGGTCGTGCTTCGCCGATTCGTGCGGACGGAGCCCAACGGGCAGGCCGAGGCGACGACGGGTCCGGCCGGCGAGTTTGCGTTTCCGGGACTGGAGGCGTCGCCTTCGGCGGCCTACCGTGTGGTGACGGACTTCTCCGGCACCACGTTCGGATCCGACGTGATCGTGCTGCCTCCGGTGGGCGAGCCCGACCGCGTCGATCTGGTCGTGGCGGAGACGACGCCGGACGCGGCGGCCCTGTCGGTGCAGGTGGACTCGACGGTGCTGTTCGGCGACGCGAAGGGGGTCCAGGTCCTGCAGGTGCTGGGGGTCAGAAACTCCGGCGACCGGGCCTTCACCGGAGGGCTGCGGCTTCCGCTTCTGCCCGAGGCGCACTCGTTCCAGCCTCGCAAGGGAATCGACAGGACGACCCTGACCTTCGACCACGACGGCCTGATGACCACGGCCCCCGTCCTGCCGGGAGAAACCGAGATCGTCTACATGTACGCGGTGCCGGCCCCCACAAAGCCGCTGCGCCTGGAGCGCTCGGTGTCGCTGCCGACCTCGCGGCTGGAGCTTCTGTGGACCGGGGAGCTGGACGTCCGGTCCCCCGGACTTCGCCCCGAAGGTCCGGTGCGGGTGGGGGGCGAGGCCGGGGGACGCAGGTTCAGCCGGATGCGCAAGTCCGGCGTGAATGCGGACGAGGGCATCCGGGCCACGGTCCGGGCAGGCGCCGGAAGGGACCGGCTCCGGCCGGCCGCGGTCGCCGGCGGCGTTGCCGTTGCCATCGGCGTCCTGCTGTTCCCGCTACTGCGCCGCAGGCGCGGAACTCAGACCGGCCTCGGGCCCGAACCGGCTTGA